A genomic stretch from Cloacibacterium caeni includes:
- a CDS encoding YqgE/AlgH family protein, which produces MNNSYKGKILISTPDISGDIFSRSVVLIIEHDAHGAFGFILNKKNYFLSENMKHLLGQEIDVYEGGPVENDRVFFLVKGKPITSEYLPIDENFYLTEQQKEIVSAMVNQDLSKEELKIFTGYSGWSPYQLDQEVQNKMWTVVDLFQLDYTSPNDHTLWKKIMQNLGGDYLLWANSPEDVSLN; this is translated from the coding sequence ATGAATAATTCTTACAAAGGTAAAATTTTAATTTCTACACCTGATATTTCGGGTGACATATTTTCTCGCTCCGTAGTGTTAATTATTGAGCATGATGCTCATGGTGCTTTTGGATTTATTTTAAATAAAAAAAATTACTTCCTGAGCGAAAATATGAAGCATTTATTAGGACAAGAAATTGACGTTTATGAAGGCGGGCCAGTAGAAAATGACCGAGTATTTTTTTTGGTTAAAGGGAAACCTATCACTTCTGAATATTTACCAATAGATGAAAATTTCTATCTCACCGAACAGCAAAAAGAAATCGTTTCTGCTATGGTAAACCAAGACCTCAGCAAAGAAGAACTCAAAATATTCACAGGCTATTCTGGATGGAGTCCTTATCAGTTAGACCAAGAAGTTCAAAATAAAATGTGGACGGTAGTAGACCTTTTTCAATTGGATTACACCTCACCCAATGATCATACCCTTTGGAAAAAAATCATGCAAAATCTAGGCGGAGATTATTTGCTTTGGGCCAATTCTCCAGAAGATGTGAGCTTGAATTAG
- a CDS encoding aspartate aminotransferase family protein has translation MKQEFFKYQAQTTPYAAGFEVEKAEGSYIYGKDGRAYLDFVAGVSANTLGHSHPKMVNAIKEQADKYLHVMVYGEYAQEKPVELCRLLAEATPEPLEVTYLVNSGAEAIDGALKLAKRYTGREEIISMKNSYHGNTHGALSVSGNEFHKREFRPLLPMISFIEFNNEEEFSKITEKTACVIAETIQGAAGFLTPSQNYFKNLKKRCEEVGALLILDEIQPGFGRTGKLFSFEHYDMVPDILVMGKGMGGGVPVGAFMSSAEIMKSLQHSPKLGHITTFGGNPLIAAASYATLKEVLESGLMNEVEEKEKLFRELLVHPKIKKVNGRGLMLAVELESPEYTLDVAKRCMEKGLIVFWQLYRNEFMRISPPLTISKEEIKKGCEIILEALNEK, from the coding sequence ATGAAACAAGAATTTTTCAAATATCAAGCACAAACTACACCTTATGCAGCAGGTTTCGAAGTAGAAAAAGCAGAAGGAAGTTATATTTATGGTAAAGATGGTAGAGCTTATTTAGATTTTGTAGCGGGAGTTTCTGCCAATACTTTGGGACATTCTCATCCTAAAATGGTGAATGCAATTAAAGAACAGGCAGATAAATATCTTCACGTAATGGTTTACGGAGAATATGCTCAGGAAAAACCGGTGGAACTATGCAGACTTTTAGCAGAAGCGACTCCAGAACCTTTAGAAGTTACCTATTTGGTAAATTCTGGTGCAGAAGCGATTGATGGAGCACTGAAATTAGCAAAAAGATACACAGGAAGAGAGGAAATTATCTCCATGAAAAATTCTTATCATGGCAATACTCATGGTGCTTTGTCGGTTTCGGGAAATGAGTTTCACAAGAGAGAATTTCGTCCATTGTTGCCGATGATTTCTTTCATTGAATTTAATAATGAGGAAGAATTTTCTAAAATTACTGAAAAAACAGCTTGTGTAATCGCCGAAACCATTCAAGGAGCGGCTGGTTTTTTGACACCTTCTCAAAATTATTTCAAAAATTTGAAAAAAAGATGTGAGGAAGTTGGGGCTTTATTAATCCTTGACGAAATTCAGCCAGGTTTTGGGAGAACAGGGAAATTGTTTTCTTTCGAACATTATGATATGGTTCCAGATATTCTTGTGATGGGAAAAGGAATGGGAGGCGGAGTTCCAGTTGGTGCATTTATGAGTTCAGCAGAAATAATGAAATCACTTCAGCATTCTCCTAAATTGGGACATATTACTACTTTTGGAGGAAATCCTTTGATTGCAGCTGCTAGTTATGCAACTTTAAAAGAAGTTTTAGAAAGTGGTTTAATGAATGAAGTAGAAGAAAAAGAAAAACTGTTCAGAGAATTGTTGGTTCACCCAAAAATTAAAAAAGTAAACGGAAGAGGTTTAATGCTCGCAGTAGAATTAGAATCTCCAGAATATACTTTAGACGTAGCAAAACGTTGTATGGAAAAAGGACTCATTGTTTTTTGGCAACTCTACCGAAACGAATTTATGAGGATTTCTCCACCGTTAACCATTAGCAAAGAAGAGATTAAAAAGGGCTGCGAAATTATTTTAGAAGCTTTAAATGAGAAATAA
- a CDS encoding KUP/HAK/KT family potassium transporter translates to MSDVLAGGHHFDTKKLTFIGVLVSLGIVFGDIGTSPLYVMSAIIKSGKEAKMISEEYIEGALSCIIWTLTLQTTIKYVLISLRADNKGEGGILALFSLVKKMKTKWLYLVAIIGASALIADGVITPSLTVMASIEGLKQIKGLDLGINSILAMTSVILVVIFVVQQFGTSFIGKFFGPVMVIWFLFLGGFGVVNLMEHPEVLKSFNPYYAYKLIVTSPSAILILGAVFLCTTGAEALYSDLGHCGYKNIRVSWVFVKIMLILNYLGQGAWLLQNYGMVFTGTNPFFGMLPHYLIIPAVILATAAAIIASQALITGSFTIFSEAMSLNFWPFQQIQYPSGLKGQMYIPRINWGLLIFCLIVVFYFKESVHMEAAYGLSITVTMMMTTILLIAWLWRNRVNKLFIGIFALVYLSIEIGFFSANIIKFFEGGWITVFLAGFVAVCMYAWYNGRMIKQNFIKFVKLKDYVSTIKDIKLDESIPKYATNLAFLSRAKRDDEVESKIIYSIMRSQPKRADHYFILNIINQEDPFTYKYSIDEVMPGTVYKINFLLGFKIDRKINDYFNQVLFDMMKEGIIPDRSSHPSLRNHNIPPDLKYVIIDNVYINDFLLTVKEKITLNIYNFVKYIGSSDFKAYGLAPHNVLVESVPLINNPIREKKIVLEEFKRYDS, encoded by the coding sequence ATGTCAGACGTTTTAGCTGGAGGTCATCATTTTGACACCAAAAAATTAACTTTCATAGGTGTTTTAGTTTCATTAGGAATTGTTTTCGGAGATATTGGTACCTCACCACTCTATGTAATGAGCGCCATTATTAAATCTGGAAAAGAAGCCAAAATGATTTCTGAAGAATATATAGAAGGAGCACTTTCTTGTATTATTTGGACGCTCACGCTGCAAACCACCATTAAGTATGTTCTTATTTCCCTTAGAGCGGATAACAAAGGTGAAGGTGGGATTTTAGCATTGTTTTCTTTGGTGAAAAAAATGAAAACAAAATGGTTGTATCTCGTTGCAATTATAGGAGCATCTGCATTAATTGCAGATGGAGTAATTACACCTTCTCTTACGGTAATGGCTTCAATAGAAGGTCTTAAGCAAATCAAAGGATTAGATTTAGGAATCAATTCTATTTTGGCAATGACGTCTGTAATTCTGGTTGTTATCTTCGTAGTACAGCAATTTGGAACCAGTTTTATTGGAAAGTTCTTCGGACCAGTGATGGTGATTTGGTTCTTGTTTTTAGGAGGATTCGGTGTGGTGAATTTAATGGAACATCCAGAAGTTTTAAAATCATTTAATCCTTATTACGCATATAAATTAATAGTAACTTCTCCTAGTGCGATTTTGATTTTAGGGGCGGTTTTTCTTTGTACTACAGGGGCCGAAGCTTTATATTCAGATTTAGGACATTGTGGTTATAAAAATATTAGAGTAAGTTGGGTTTTTGTAAAAATCATGTTGATTTTAAATTATTTAGGGCAAGGAGCTTGGTTGTTACAGAACTACGGAATGGTTTTCACAGGGACAAATCCTTTCTTCGGAATGTTACCACATTATTTAATTATTCCAGCCGTAATTTTGGCAACAGCAGCAGCAATTATTGCTTCTCAAGCATTAATTACAGGTTCGTTTACTATTTTTTCAGAAGCAATGTCTCTTAACTTTTGGCCGTTCCAACAGATTCAATATCCTTCTGGTTTAAAAGGTCAAATGTATATTCCAAGAATCAATTGGGGCTTACTTATTTTCTGTCTAATTGTAGTATTCTATTTCAAAGAATCCGTACATATGGAAGCAGCGTATGGTTTATCTATTACGGTAACCATGATGATGACTACCATTTTATTAATTGCATGGTTGTGGAGAAATAGAGTGAATAAACTTTTTATAGGAATTTTTGCCTTGGTTTATTTGTCTATAGAAATAGGATTTTTCAGTGCCAACATCATTAAATTCTTCGAAGGTGGTTGGATTACCGTTTTCTTAGCAGGTTTCGTGGCAGTTTGTATGTACGCTTGGTATAATGGTAGAATGATTAAGCAGAATTTCATCAAGTTTGTAAAACTGAAAGATTATGTTTCTACGATTAAGGACATTAAATTAGATGAGTCTATTCCTAAATATGCGACCAATCTTGCTTTCTTAAGCCGTGCGAAAAGAGATGATGAGGTGGAATCTAAAATTATTTACTCTATCATGCGTTCTCAGCCAAAAAGAGCCGACCATTATTTTATTTTAAATATCATCAATCAAGAAGATCCTTTTACCTATAAATATTCTATTGATGAGGTGATGCCAGGAACGGTATATAAAATTAATTTCCTTTTAGGATTCAAAATTGATAGAAAAATCAATGATTACTTTAATCAAGTGTTGTTTGATATGATGAAAGAAGGCATTATTCCTGATAGAAGTAGTCACCCTTCTCTTAGAAATCATAATATTCCGCCAGATTTAAAATATGTGATTATTGACAATGTTTATATCAATGACTTCTTGTTGACGGTAAAAGAAAAAATTACCTTGAATATCTATAATTTCGTGAAATATATCGGTAGTAGTGATTTCAAAGCGTACGGTTTGGCACCACATAATGTTTTGGTAGAATCTGTACCGCTCATCAACAACCCGATAAGAGAGAAAAAAATTGTTTTAGAAGAATTTAAACGTTACGATTCTTAA
- a CDS encoding START-like domain-containing protein: MTKHKVQFEYTMHCLSEILYEYMATAEGLSEWFADEAVERGDDFYFSWNGGPAEKATLIRYKPESFVRFRWEEDEGTKYFFEMTIIIDEITNDLSLNITDFCEKGDEEETRLYWDNLIENLQIKLGAA, encoded by the coding sequence ATGACGAAACATAAGGTACAGTTTGAATATACAATGCATTGTCTTTCAGAGATTTTGTATGAATATATGGCAACTGCAGAAGGCCTTTCAGAATGGTTTGCAGATGAAGCAGTAGAAAGAGGTGATGACTTTTATTTCAGTTGGAATGGTGGTCCCGCAGAAAAAGCGACATTAATCAGATATAAACCTGAATCTTTTGTGCGTTTCCGTTGGGAAGAAGACGAAGGAACAAAATATTTCTTCGAAATGACAATCATCATTGATGAAATTACCAATGATCTTTCTCTTAATATTACCGATTTCTGCGAAAAAGGAGATGAAGAGGAAACCAGATTATATTGGGATAATCTCATCGAAAATCTACAAATCAAACTAGGCGCAGCTTAA
- a CDS encoding aminotransferase class IV — translation MIYLNGQKTQEIVLQNNAFLNGDAVKVHFFVKNHQLIMAEECYFFLMASMRKMRMNIPLSFTLEFFTETFNKAISENNLELGVITFMAFRNREDVLSSRTLVQYYFELNNDVNVLSIHKNIEIDLLKEISVNTNILSNIRTHSPENIYAEIYAAENDLDDVILLNPDKRVARTISGNLLLLEENTIKIPKQSEGAYISPLMENFVTFLHKNAFVFIEEAELSAFETQKAEEILVISDEKGVFSVSKIRNKEFGNERFSAMVESWSNSFA, via the coding sequence ATGATTTATCTAAACGGACAAAAAACACAGGAAATAGTACTTCAGAATAACGCATTTTTAAACGGCGATGCCGTAAAAGTTCATTTTTTTGTTAAGAATCATCAGTTGATTATGGCAGAAGAATGCTACTTTTTTTTAATGGCTTCTATGCGTAAAATGAGAATGAATATTCCGCTTTCTTTTACGCTTGAATTTTTCACAGAAACCTTTAATAAAGCCATTTCTGAAAATAATTTAGAATTGGGAGTAATTACTTTTATGGCGTTTAGAAACAGAGAAGATGTGCTTTCTTCTAGAACGCTAGTGCAATATTATTTTGAGTTGAATAATGATGTAAATGTACTGTCTATCCATAAAAATATTGAAATAGATTTGCTTAAAGAAATTTCTGTAAATACCAATATTTTGAGCAATATTAGAACGCATTCGCCAGAAAATATTTATGCAGAAATCTACGCTGCAGAAAATGATTTAGACGATGTAATTTTGCTCAATCCGGATAAAAGAGTAGCGAGAACTATCTCTGGAAATCTTTTGTTGCTGGAAGAAAATACCATTAAAATCCCGAAACAATCAGAAGGTGCTTATATTTCTCCGTTAATGGAAAATTTCGTGACTTTCCTTCATAAAAATGCTTTTGTCTTTATCGAAGAAGCAGAATTAAGTGCTTTCGAAACACAGAAAGCAGAAGAAATTCTCGTAATTTCTGATGAAAAAGGAGTTTTTTCGGTTTCAAAAATTAGAAATAAAGAATTTGGCAACGAAAGATTCTCTGCAATGGTAGAATCTTGGAGCAATAGTTTCGCTTAA
- a CDS encoding OstA-like protein, translating into MKKNLFVLFIFIYALGFSQIDKLNSKEPLVKDPYFKKETNVAVQPGQKVRYIHSDLFERKPDMYGGNPFFTGNVQFEHQGAMLTADRVIFYEKENFAKAIGNVLLVTSDGNRITSNEMEYDGNTQRGIARGKVVLTDAKQTISTDVLYYDRVKNTAYFNSGGTINDGRNTMWTQSATYFIDSKTNEFTNNYTIDNAQYRVEGKNIKHYQNTNIAEFFGPTTIINKEKPSNYVYTENGKYLMNEKQVYLNKNSRIYYNGKILKGDKMFFNQLTGFGKAEGNVRLDDPKENRYIIGGYGEIYEKIDSAMITQKPYAVKIMNQDTAYIAAERFLSYQKLDSTQKKKSFLRGYKKVRLFMTKAQGRADSLSFNETDGILHLNVKPLFWSGEKQISGDKIEAYFNTTTENIDSLKVIGNAFAINKADSLNLKDEFHQIKGNLMTVFYQNNEIKIAKVTGNAQAITYADPEDAQTKKLDRIGIALSTCGQIEALFEERKIQIISCNIGANSDIYPMSMIAPDKRKFTDFNWNTKDRPRKWEDIFLDTPNYEEVKYETDDTLYQKAEELRKKEEAKKKPKTIKRDRKL; encoded by the coding sequence ATGAAAAAAAATCTTTTCGTACTCTTCATTTTTATTTATGCTTTAGGTTTTTCGCAGATTGATAAACTCAATTCCAAAGAACCTTTAGTAAAAGACCCTTATTTCAAAAAAGAAACCAATGTAGCGGTTCAGCCCGGTCAAAAAGTACGTTATATTCACTCAGATTTATTCGAAAGAAAACCAGACATGTACGGAGGAAATCCTTTCTTCACAGGAAATGTTCAGTTCGAACATCAAGGTGCCATGTTAACTGCGGATCGAGTGATTTTCTACGAAAAAGAAAATTTTGCTAAAGCTATTGGAAACGTTTTGCTTGTTACTTCAGACGGAAACAGAATTACCTCAAACGAAATGGAGTATGACGGAAATACTCAACGAGGAATTGCCCGTGGAAAAGTGGTGCTTACTGATGCGAAACAAACCATTTCTACAGATGTTTTGTATTACGACAGAGTAAAAAATACTGCTTATTTCAATTCTGGGGGAACCATTAATGATGGAAGAAATACTATGTGGACGCAATCTGCTACTTATTTCATTGATTCTAAAACCAATGAATTTACCAATAATTACACTATTGACAATGCCCAATATAGAGTAGAAGGAAAAAATATCAAACATTATCAAAATACCAATATTGCAGAATTTTTCGGGCCTACAACCATTATCAATAAAGAAAAACCTTCTAATTACGTCTACACGGAAAATGGAAAGTATCTCATGAACGAAAAACAGGTTTATCTTAATAAAAATTCTAGAATTTATTACAATGGTAAAATTCTGAAAGGAGATAAAATGTTTTTTAATCAACTCACAGGTTTTGGTAAAGCAGAAGGAAACGTGAGATTAGATGACCCAAAAGAAAATCGTTACATCATCGGTGGTTACGGAGAAATCTACGAAAAAATAGATTCGGCGATGATTACCCAAAAACCTTATGCGGTAAAAATCATGAATCAAGATACAGCTTACATCGCTGCAGAAAGATTTTTAAGTTACCAAAAATTAGATTCTACCCAGAAGAAAAAAAGTTTCCTTCGTGGGTACAAGAAAGTAAGATTATTTATGACCAAAGCCCAAGGTAGAGCAGATTCTTTGAGTTTTAATGAAACTGATGGAATTCTTCACCTAAACGTGAAACCTCTTTTCTGGAGTGGAGAAAAACAAATTTCTGGAGATAAAATAGAAGCCTATTTTAACACCACTACAGAAAATATAGATTCTCTTAAAGTAATAGGCAATGCTTTTGCTATTAATAAAGCAGATTCTTTGAATTTAAAAGACGAATTTCATCAAATAAAAGGCAATTTAATGACCGTTTTTTATCAAAACAACGAAATTAAAATTGCCAAAGTAACAGGGAATGCTCAAGCCATTACTTATGCAGATCCTGAAGATGCGCAGACCAAAAAATTAGATAGAATCGGTATTGCGCTTTCTACTTGCGGACAAATTGAAGCACTTTTTGAAGAAAGAAAAATTCAGATTATTTCATGTAACATTGGCGCTAATTCTGATATTTATCCAATGAGTATGATTGCTCCAGATAAACGAAAATTCACAGATTTTAATTGGAATACCAAAGATCGACCAAGGAAATGGGAAGATATTTTCTTAGACACACCTAATTATGAAGAAGTGAAATATGAAACAGATGATACGCTGTACCAAAAAGCGGAAGAACTTCGTAAAAAAGAAGAAGCTAAGAAAAAACCAAAAACTATCAAAAGAGATAGAAAATTATAA
- a CDS encoding Fur family transcriptional regulator: MEATQKEKNIGVIKDVLKQYLQDKAYRNTPERYAILEEIYNMDHHFNVDDLYLIMINKKYHVSKATIYNTIEIFLDAGLIRKHQFGEKTLSSSSYEKSYFDKQHDHLVIYKDGSDKEIEEIIEFCDPRIQGIKQSIEEAFGVKIDNHSLYFYGHKKK; the protein is encoded by the coding sequence ATGGAAGCTACTCAAAAAGAAAAAAATATAGGCGTAATAAAAGATGTTCTGAAGCAATATTTACAAGATAAAGCCTACAGAAACACTCCAGAAAGATATGCTATCTTAGAAGAGATTTATAATATGGATCATCACTTTAATGTAGATGATTTATATCTCATCATGATTAATAAAAAATATCATGTTTCTAAAGCAACCATCTATAATACCATAGAAATTTTTCTAGATGCAGGCTTGATTCGTAAACACCAGTTCGGCGAAAAGACACTCTCTTCATCTTCTTACGAAAAGTCTTATTTTGATAAGCAACATGACCATTTAGTGATTTACAAAGATGGTTCCGACAAAGAGATTGAAGAAATTATAGAATTTTGCGACCCTAGAATTCAGGGCATCAAACAATCCATCGAAGAAGCGTTTGGCGTGAAAATTGACAATCATTCATTATATTTTTACGGACACAAAAAAAAATAA